From a region of the Acidicapsa acidisoli genome:
- a CDS encoding CAP domain-containing protein — protein sequence MSFDRRSRLWIALMLTIVLSAAAAMAQNTDERRLVDLTNEARAQAGLKPVVWDANLAAAAHAHAVLMAEQGQISHRYSGEADLPERAASAGAHFSVIAENIAGGTSPEQIHGAWMVSRLHHDNLMNVNIDHIGVALIAARGTLYAVVDFTKSVQSLTSAQVEATVGKIITDKGLTLLSDASGARQYCALDDGASGAGLGLKARSLMRWQSADISKLPPQLDRLLAGGQFKQAAVGACEPKGSGTVAGGPIFSGYRVAVLLY from the coding sequence ATGAGTTTTGATCGCCGGTCGCGTTTGTGGATTGCCCTGATGTTGACGATTGTGTTGAGCGCGGCCGCTGCGATGGCCCAGAACACGGATGAGCGCAGGCTGGTGGACCTGACCAACGAGGCGCGCGCCCAGGCTGGTCTGAAGCCGGTGGTTTGGGATGCGAATCTGGCTGCTGCCGCCCATGCTCATGCTGTCCTCATGGCCGAACAGGGGCAAATTTCGCACCGTTACAGTGGAGAGGCCGACCTGCCGGAGCGGGCTGCAAGCGCCGGGGCACACTTCAGCGTGATCGCCGAGAACATCGCCGGCGGCACATCTCCGGAACAGATTCATGGCGCATGGATGGTATCGCGCTTACATCACGACAATCTGATGAATGTGAATATCGATCACATCGGCGTGGCGCTGATTGCTGCGCGTGGGACGCTGTATGCGGTGGTGGATTTCACAAAGTCGGTGCAGTCGCTAACGTCGGCGCAGGTGGAGGCCACCGTGGGTAAAATCATTACCGACAAGGGGCTGACCCTATTGTCCGATGCGTCAGGCGCTCGGCAGTATTGCGCGCTGGATGATGGAGCTTCTGGTGCGGGTTTAGGTCTGAAGGCGCGATCCCTCATGCGCTGGCAGAGCGCGGATATTTCGAAGCTGCCGCCGCAACTGGACCGGCTGCTGGCCGGCGGGCAGTTCAAGCAGGCTGCGGTGGGAGCCTGCGAGCCGAAGGGCAGCGGGACGGTGGCTGGCGGGCCGATCTTCAGCGGATATCGGGTGGCGGTGCTGCTCTATTGA
- a CDS encoding amidohydrolase family protein: MAGVALTRAAGVIAEAQRTIPIIDSHIHLFDTTRVAGVPWPPKTDEVLYKPASPNRYERITREFGVVGAIAVEASPIESDNDWVLKQAAENPVIVGVVGNLVPGTPDFARELERLHANPLFVGIRYGNLWDRDLYADAKKPGFIADLRLLAAAGLELDSANPDARLIEAILAVSQQVPELRIVIDHLPNAVIPAEPTARRQYWTTLKSLSQNAGVFMKLSEVPVRVGNRLQTDPSFYRDRLDALWDLFGEDRILFGSDWPNSDHVAGYAETLGIVHRYVSEKGAVAMEKYFWKNSITAYRWRRRLPDQPVV, from the coding sequence GTGGCGGGAGTTGCCCTTACACGCGCTGCTGGCGTGATAGCAGAGGCACAACGCACAATTCCAATCATCGACAGCCACATTCACTTATTCGATACCACGCGAGTAGCTGGCGTGCCGTGGCCGCCGAAGACGGATGAGGTTCTATATAAGCCGGCGAGTCCGAACCGCTATGAGCGGATCACTCGGGAGTTCGGAGTGGTCGGCGCTATCGCAGTGGAAGCCAGCCCAATCGAATCTGATAATGACTGGGTTTTGAAACAAGCAGCCGAAAACCCTGTGATTGTTGGCGTAGTCGGAAATCTCGTTCCGGGGACTCCGGATTTTGCGCGAGAGTTGGAGAGGCTACATGCGAACCCGCTCTTCGTTGGAATTCGATATGGCAACCTATGGGATCGAGATCTATATGCGGATGCGAAGAAGCCGGGATTTATTGCCGATCTTCGGCTGCTTGCCGCAGCAGGGCTTGAACTTGACAGCGCAAATCCCGATGCGCGATTGATCGAAGCTATTCTCGCCGTTTCGCAGCAGGTTCCAGAGCTGCGGATTGTGATTGATCACTTGCCCAATGCCGTGATTCCAGCAGAACCAACCGCACGCAGGCAGTACTGGACAACTCTTAAATCGCTGAGTCAGAACGCGGGCGTGTTCATGAAGCTATCGGAGGTTCCTGTTCGCGTAGGCAATCGGTTGCAGACAGACCCATCGTTCTACCGAGACAGACTGGACGCGCTGTGGGATCTCTTCGGGGAAGATCGTATTCTCTTTGGCAGTGATTGGCCGAACAGCGACCATGTCGCAGGTTATGCGGAAACACTTGGCATCGTCCATCGATATGTTTCGGAGAAAGGCGCGGTTGCTATGGAGAAATACTTTTGGAAGAACTCGATTACTGCGTATCGATGGCGCCGTCGGTTGCCGGATCAACCGGTGGTTTGA
- a CDS encoding helix-turn-helix domain-containing protein, whose product MPREKSIFTREYAIFLSTLRRLRIEAGVTQSAVAKAMGRTQSVVSKCERSERRLDQIETMFYCKGIGIDYEAFVQILIDDLKGTRIGRRSTRPKK is encoded by the coding sequence ATGCCTCGCGAAAAATCAATTTTTACTCGCGAATACGCAATCTTTTTGTCCACCCTTCGTCGTCTCCGAATAGAGGCCGGGGTGACACAATCGGCTGTGGCCAAGGCGATGGGTCGAACTCAAAGTGTCGTTAGCAAATGTGAGAGAAGTGAACGAAGGCTAGATCAGATTGAAACCATGTTTTATTGCAAAGGGATTGGAATCGACTACGAAGCCTTCGTTCAGATTTTGATCGATGATTTGAAAGGAACTCGGATTGGCAGAAGGTCTACGCGACCCAAGAAATAG
- a CDS encoding metallophosphoesterase family protein, with product MRIGVVSDTHGLLRPEVLPLLAGADHILHLGDVGDPEILGKLATVAPVIAIRGNIDTHGPCARLPETEVATIAGHNFYMLHNVQRLDLNPAAAGFAAVLYGHSHKPEIHWKKGILYLNPGSCGPRRFKLPVTCARITIDDNGRIEAKILELPITPV from the coding sequence ATGCGCATTGGCGTAGTCTCTGATACGCATGGCCTGCTGCGGCCGGAAGTGCTTCCGCTGCTGGCAGGCGCGGATCACATTCTGCATCTCGGCGACGTGGGCGACCCGGAGATACTCGGCAAGCTGGCAACGGTTGCTCCAGTCATCGCGATCCGAGGCAATATCGACACACATGGCCCGTGCGCGAGGCTGCCTGAGACGGAGGTCGCAACCATCGCAGGACACAACTTCTACATGCTGCACAACGTGCAACGGCTAGACCTCAATCCAGCAGCTGCAGGATTTGCCGCAGTGCTCTATGGCCACAGCCACAAGCCGGAGATCCATTGGAAAAAGGGCATTCTTTATCTCAACCCAGGCTCCTGCGGACCAAGACGCTTCAAGCTTCCTGTCACCTGTGCCCGGATCACGATAGACGACAATGGGCGGATCGAAGCCAAAATCCTCGAACTGCCCATAACTCCCGTATGA
- a CDS encoding ABC transporter permease encodes MATVASISRLSRSSGRWMRRQPLAAIGLALLSIFVLAGLLAPWLAPANPAAIDLLHRLQGPSSAHWCGTDELGRDTLSRLLWGARLSLAVSVSVVSISLALGLAIGGLAGYKGGWIDHALTIFAMNTFLALPGILLAIAFAAFLGPGFQNLVLALAIGGWAGYARLVRAQVLAVKEREFVEAARALGAGGPRIFFRHILPNMMQPLLVQAAIGMGGVILAEATLSFLGLGIPAPAPSWGSMLNDSRSHLFDSPHLVLFPALAMALAVLSFNFLGDALRDYLDPHTRIQMGL; translated from the coding sequence ATGGCAACTGTCGCCTCCATTTCGCGCTTATCTCGCTCATCTGGCCGTTGGATGCGCCGCCAGCCCCTGGCGGCTATCGGACTGGCGCTCCTGAGCATCTTCGTCCTCGCCGGCCTGCTCGCGCCCTGGCTGGCTCCGGCCAATCCCGCCGCCATCGACCTGCTTCACCGCCTGCAAGGCCCCTCATCGGCGCACTGGTGCGGTACGGACGAACTGGGCCGCGACACACTTTCCCGCCTGTTGTGGGGAGCGCGGCTTTCGCTGGCCGTTTCGGTTTCGGTGGTCAGCATTTCGCTGGCGCTTGGCCTCGCCATCGGCGGCCTTGCGGGATACAAAGGCGGATGGATCGACCACGCCTTAACCATCTTTGCGATGAACACATTTCTGGCGCTTCCGGGCATCCTGCTGGCCATTGCCTTCGCCGCATTTCTCGGTCCCGGATTTCAAAATCTTGTGCTGGCGCTGGCGATTGGCGGATGGGCCGGATACGCGCGGTTGGTTCGCGCGCAGGTGCTGGCGGTGAAAGAGCGCGAGTTCGTCGAGGCTGCGCGCGCGCTGGGGGCCGGTGGACCGCGCATCTTCTTCCGCCACATCCTGCCCAACATGATGCAGCCGCTGCTGGTGCAAGCCGCCATCGGTATGGGCGGCGTCATCCTCGCTGAAGCCACGCTTTCGTTTCTTGGCCTTGGCATTCCCGCGCCCGCTCCCAGCTGGGGATCGATGCTGAACGACTCGCGTTCGCACCTGTTTGACTCGCCGCACCTTGTGCTCTTCCCTGCCCTGGCCATGGCGCTCGCCGTGCTCAGCTTCAACTTCCTTGGCGACGCGCTGCGCGACTATCTCGACCCGCATACGCGCATTCAGATGGGGTTGTAG
- a CDS encoding carboxymuconolactone decarboxylase family protein: MSRISKVERSEVTPDLAVLFDKIYAQRGNVPNMFRTMAHRPEIFSTMMAHFAAVLNTGTVSTKLKELIIVRTSQINSTPYCLASHTILARNLGWSDDQLSNLAQWPTREDFTLAEKAALRLAETVTLDANNVSDEQFAELKSYYDDGEIVELLCSIGLFNYFNRFNNALQMEPTKPGEGGCAALSIEKESTAPPVETVASC, from the coding sequence ATGTCCCGCATCTCCAAGGTAGAACGCAGCGAAGTCACCCCCGACCTGGCCGTGCTCTTCGACAAGATCTATGCGCAACGCGGCAACGTGCCGAACATGTTTCGCACTATGGCTCACCGGCCTGAGATTTTCTCGACGATGATGGCCCACTTCGCCGCCGTGCTCAATACCGGCACTGTCTCGACAAAATTGAAGGAGCTGATCATCGTCCGCACCTCGCAGATCAACTCGACGCCATACTGCCTGGCTTCGCACACGATTCTGGCCCGCAATCTGGGCTGGAGCGATGACCAGCTCTCGAATCTCGCCCAGTGGCCGACCCGCGAAGACTTTACCCTGGCAGAAAAGGCAGCGCTGCGGCTCGCTGAGACCGTCACCCTCGACGCCAACAACGTGTCGGACGAGCAGTTCGCAGAGTTGAAATCCTACTATGATGACGGCGAGATCGTAGAACTGCTTTGTTCTATCGGACTCTTCAACTACTTCAACCGCTTCAACAATGCGCTACAGATGGAACCGACCAAGCCCGGCGAGGGCGGTTGCGCCGCTCTGAGCATTGAGAAGGAATCGACAGCGCCGCCGGTGGAGACGGTAGCTTCCTGTTGA
- a CDS encoding TOBE domain-containing protein — protein sequence MPDVNLLLKPREAAAALGVSYATLKQWILAGKITTTKTPGGHHRVPQSALTPMLKSAPTKPRIESRERFRNVSGRNQLIGKIVEVKFSGLLAQVVLAIGDQQITSIITADAAREMQLRKGQTAAALMKSTEVMIVRV from the coding sequence ATGCCGGATGTGAATCTTCTTCTCAAGCCCCGTGAGGCTGCCGCAGCTCTCGGCGTAAGCTACGCAACGCTCAAACAGTGGATTCTCGCCGGAAAGATCACAACAACCAAGACGCCGGGCGGACATCATCGCGTGCCGCAGAGCGCGCTTACGCCGATGCTCAAGTCCGCTCCGACCAAGCCTCGCATCGAGTCCCGCGAACGCTTCCGCAATGTCAGCGGGCGCAATCAGCTGATTGGCAAGATCGTTGAAGTGAAGTTCAGCGGACTGCTGGCGCAGGTCGTGCTGGCGATCGGCGATCAGCAGATCACCTCAATTATCACGGCTGACGCAGCCCGCGAAATGCAGTTGCGCAAAGGGCAGACTGCAGCGGCGCTGATGAAATCGACGGAAGTGATGATTGTGCGCGTATAG
- a CDS encoding tyrosine-type recombinase/integrase has protein sequence MRQITLSVLEYPTTTTARLRLHEELLRINGPDSFRAHVKPTMGVLINRFRTEERFEEIMKQPPGPALIADGLSYSTVAGYRSYLAKHIEPRWAGNTLADIKPLEVSEWLKSLPLAAKTKGQIRALFHLLFEKAMLWELIDLQRNPVELVKLKGTSRRTRRPQVVTPEKFQDLITVLREPYRTMAIVAMCTGLRVSEILALRWEHIDFKAGLMLVQQGVVNGRIGKVKTEASQDDIPLDPVFAHLLLDWRGDPKTGLVFPSHVTGQCYYSGIIQRQILKPKGEEVGIFGLGWHTFRHTYRSLLDETGAPVGVQQKLMRHSNVATTMNVYGNSTLRAKQDANSKVVQMLISPKPENGAAAGVSA, from the coding sequence ATGCGCCAGATCACGCTGAGCGTCCTTGAGTATCCAACCACAACCACGGCACGTCTTCGTCTTCACGAAGAACTGCTCCGGATAAACGGCCCAGACTCGTTCCGGGCCCACGTTAAGCCAACCATGGGAGTCCTCATCAATAGATTCCGAACCGAGGAGCGCTTCGAGGAAATCATGAAACAGCCTCCAGGTCCGGCCCTTATCGCGGATGGACTCTCTTACAGTACCGTCGCGGGTTATCGATCTTACCTTGCAAAGCACATCGAACCTCGCTGGGCCGGAAACACTCTCGCCGATATCAAACCCCTCGAAGTGAGCGAATGGCTGAAAAGTCTGCCGCTTGCCGCCAAGACCAAGGGCCAGATCCGCGCATTGTTTCATCTGCTTTTCGAAAAGGCGATGCTGTGGGAGTTAATCGACCTTCAGCGCAATCCCGTTGAGCTGGTGAAACTGAAGGGCACGAGCCGGAGAACCCGCCGGCCACAAGTCGTCACACCTGAGAAGTTCCAGGACTTGATAACCGTGCTTCGCGAGCCATACCGAACGATGGCAATCGTCGCGATGTGTACCGGGCTCAGGGTTTCTGAGATTCTGGCCCTGCGCTGGGAACATATCGACTTTAAAGCCGGGCTGATGCTGGTCCAGCAAGGTGTCGTTAACGGGCGCATCGGGAAGGTAAAGACCGAAGCTTCCCAAGACGATATTCCGCTTGATCCCGTATTTGCTCATCTTCTGCTTGATTGGAGGGGAGACCCAAAAACCGGGCTCGTCTTCCCATCCCATGTCACTGGGCAGTGCTACTACTCGGGCATCATCCAACGGCAGATTCTAAAGCCGAAAGGCGAGGAAGTCGGGATCTTCGGCCTTGGGTGGCACACGTTTCGTCACACATACCGCTCATTGCTGGATGAGACCGGCGCGCCGGTGGGCGTCCAGCAGAAGCTGATGCGTCATTCCAACGTCGCAACGACCATGAACGTGTACGGAAATTCCACGCTGCGCGCGAAGCAGGACGCGAACAGCAAAGTGGTCCAGATGCTCATCAGCCCGAAGCCTGAAAACGGGGCTGCGGCAGGCGTTTCTGCTTAA
- a CDS encoding helix-turn-helix domain-containing protein has product MDNAEHFEPLLTSEEAAHHLRMHVKTLQRLAREARIPCVRMGKYWRFRLTSLDHWVATQHNRISRPFRLERGRDLEIPA; this is encoded by the coding sequence ATGGACAATGCCGAACACTTCGAACCATTGCTGACTTCAGAGGAAGCCGCTCATCATCTACGCATGCACGTAAAGACACTTCAGCGGTTGGCAAGGGAAGCCCGTATACCGTGTGTCCGCATGGGCAAATATTGGCGGTTCCGTCTCACGTCCCTTGACCATTGGGTAGCGACACAGCACAATCGGATCAGCCGACCGTTCCGCTTGGAAAGAGGTAGAGACCTTGAAATTCCCGCGTAA
- a CDS encoding helix-hairpin-helix domain-containing protein, with translation MASLPRNFPRWFYDLVVQIALIRPGPIVGKMTHPYLRRRQGKEEVTYPHPLLEEALKRTLGVPLFQEQLLRMAMVVANFTGAEAEELRRAVGMRRSWERMKNLEGKLRAGMTTNGIDHKTQNNIIEHISAFALYGFPESHSASFALIAYASAYFKVKYLAAFTCAILNNQPMGYYSPSSLVKDAQRHGLRVKPIDVQISDWACAVEHEEDASLSLRLGLGYAKGLRRQVADAITESRLMSGPFLSVEDLALRVPMLNRKELTLLARIGALNNLQGVEHRRDALWQAERAGKLEGPLLRQNSEFLNEESNVRPLQQMSISVRLTADYSGTGLTIGKHPMAYRRAVLSRQHVLSSDALLHGHDGEYVKIAGLVIDRRRPVRPRGSYSFLWKMRTE, from the coding sequence ATGGCCTCGCTGCCGCGTAACTTTCCAAGATGGTTTTACGATCTCGTCGTGCAGATTGCCCTCATTCGGCCCGGCCCGATCGTTGGCAAAATGACCCATCCCTATTTGCGAAGGCGGCAAGGGAAGGAAGAGGTGACGTATCCGCATCCATTGCTGGAAGAAGCGTTGAAACGCACGCTCGGCGTACCGTTATTCCAAGAGCAGCTATTGCGCATGGCGATGGTCGTCGCCAATTTCACGGGGGCTGAAGCCGAAGAATTACGGCGGGCAGTCGGAATGCGGCGTTCGTGGGAAAGGATGAAGAATCTCGAAGGCAAGCTTCGAGCAGGTATGACCACAAACGGAATAGACCACAAGACCCAAAACAATATCATCGAGCACATCAGCGCATTCGCGCTCTACGGATTCCCTGAGTCCCATTCCGCAAGTTTTGCCCTCATCGCTTATGCCTCTGCTTACTTCAAGGTCAAATATCTTGCAGCCTTCACTTGCGCCATCCTGAACAATCAGCCCATGGGCTATTACAGCCCGTCTAGTCTAGTCAAAGACGCGCAAAGGCACGGCCTCCGCGTAAAACCAATCGATGTCCAAATATCCGATTGGGCCTGTGCGGTAGAGCATGAAGAGGATGCGTCGCTATCGCTTCGTCTCGGGCTTGGATATGCAAAAGGCCTACGTCGGCAAGTCGCCGATGCCATTACAGAATCACGTTTGATGTCTGGACCGTTCTTATCGGTGGAAGACCTCGCACTGAGGGTGCCGATGCTCAACCGGAAGGAACTGACTCTTCTCGCACGGATCGGTGCCCTGAACAACCTCCAAGGCGTCGAGCATCGTCGAGATGCCCTCTGGCAGGCCGAGCGCGCTGGGAAATTGGAAGGTCCGCTTCTACGACAAAATAGCGAGTTCTTGAATGAAGAATCCAACGTGCGTCCGTTGCAGCAAATGAGCATCAGCGTACGCTTGACCGCAGATTACTCGGGAACAGGCCTGACCATAGGAAAGCATCCGATGGCCTATCGCCGGGCGGTGCTTTCGCGTCAGCATGTCCTCTCTTCAGACGCATTGCTACATGGGCACGACGGTGAATATGTAAAGATCGCCGGATTGGTCATAGATCGACGCCGTCCCGTACGGCCAAGGGGTTCATATTCATTTCTTTGGAAGATGAGAACGGAGTAG